GGGTACGCACGGCTCTTCTCGTCTTCCCTGCGTCGGTTTGCATCTAGCGGACGCCACTGCGCCCTAGCGATAGCCACCCCCAGCTCACGGGCGGTCGGCCACTGTCAAGCTCTCCTCAATTCGAGCGACCCCGTTGTCCCTGACAAGGTCAACACCTTCACACCCCTGACACCGCGCGCAGCATCGCTTTGGATGCGGCCAAGCCCCGTGTCATCTGGCGGCTGGTCTGCACGCACCTTGCGCGCGGGCGCGGCCGCACCTACGCATTCATTTGATTTCTAGTATGTATTCCTCCAACACCCAAGACCGGGTGGGCCACTACCTTGTCACCCCGCTGGTCAAAGACGACGGCGCCGGTGGCTTTCTGGCCTCGGTCTCTCTTCGCCGTGGCGCGCACGACCGCGTCTACCGCTTCGCGCAGGCCTTTTCCAGCCCTGCGCGCGCTGTGCGCTACGCCATCCAGCAAGGCCGTCAACTCGCCCTGGCGCCGTAGGCACAACAAGCCAACAGCTACCCGTCATAACCCCAGCAACCAAGGAGCGCGAATGAGCAAAGAAGAACTGATCGAAATGCAGGGCACGGTGGACGAAGTGCTGCCCGATGCCCGTTTTCGCGTGACCTTGGAAAACGGCCACCAGCTGGTGGCGTACGCCGGCGGAAAGATGCGCAAGCACCGCATCCGCGTGCTGGCCGGCGACCGCGTGTCGCTGGAAATGTCGCCCTACGACTTCAACAAAGGCCGGCTGACGTTCCGCCATATCGAGCGCAGGGCACCCGCCGGCGCGGGCGCACCTCGCCGCCGTTGATGGCCCTGATCCCTTTCCCTTCACTCATATCTTTAAAGAGTTAAACCATGAACGAATCCAAACTTTACGTCGGCAACCTGAGCTACGGCGTGCGCGACGAAGACCTGCAGCGCGAATTTGCCGCCTTCGGCACCGTCGTGTCCGCACAAGTCAACGTCGACCGCGACACCGGCCGCTCCAAGGGCTTCGGCTTTGTCGAAATGGGCAGCGCCCAGGAAGCCAGCGCCGCGGTGGAAGGCCTCAATGGCCGCGACCTCGGCGGCCGCGACATGACGGTCAACATCGCACGGCCCAAGACCACATCGGGCGGCGCCCCCCGCTCCAACTGGCGCTGAGCAACGCCGCTTCGGCGGCGCGCAGGCAGGGCTGACATCCGCACGGGCTTCGCGCCCGCATCGGACCACGCCCTCCACCCCCAAGGCCGCCGGCGGCAACGCCAGGCGGCCTTGATTTTGGGCGCAGGCGCACGCACATCAGTCGCCTGCGTGCGCTGCCCGGCCGGTGCTAGCATCCTTTGACCGTCGGCAGTTCGACGATTTTTTTTAGCAGGAACCTCACCATGTCCCAGTTTCACGAAGACGCTTCGCACGGCTCGCAAGACGCGCGCCGCCACCAATACGACCACGCCACGCGCGACCAATGGCTGGACCGCGACGCCGCCCTGCAGGCCAAGTGGCGCGCCTCCAGCATGACGCGCGAAGAATTCATCCGCCACAACGAAGAGCTGATCGACCGCACCATCGACGGCCACGGCGAAGCCGGGCGCTGATCGGCTCGGCCGGGCACCGCGCCCCGGCGGGTGGGAGCGGCCCGGCATGGCCCGGCGCGAAGGGCGCCGCGCAGATAAAATTCGGGGTTTGGCGACCGCGCCGCAGCCATTCTGGCGCCACCCGGTCGGCGCTTCAATAAACATAGCTGCCAGCGCACGCCCCATCAGCGCTGGAGCACAAAAAGACCATGAAAAACACCCAGACCCCCATGTCGGTGGCCGACATCCGCAAAAGCTTTCTGGACTTCTTTGAAAGCAAGGGCCACACCGTGGTGCCCTCCAGCCCGCTGGTGCCCGGCAACGACCCCACGCTGATGTTCACCAACAGCGGCATGGTGCAGTTCAAGGACGTGTTCCTGGGCACCGACAAGCGCCCCTACAAGCGCGCCACCAGCGTGCAAGCCTGCCTGCGCGCGGGCGGCAAGCACAACGACCTGGAAAACGTGGGCTACACCGCGCGCCACCACACCTTCTTCGAGATGCTGGGCAACTGGTCGTTTGGCGACTACTTCAAGCGCGAATCGATCGAATGGGGCTGGGAGCTGCTGACCAAGGTCTACGGCCTGCCGCCCGTAAAACTGCTGGCCACCGTCTACCACGAGGACGATGAGGCCTATGACATCTGGCACAAGGTGATCGGCCTGCCGCCCGAGCGCATCATCCGCATCGGCGACAACAAGGGCGGCAAGTACAAGTCCGACAACTTCTGGATGATGGCCGACACCGGCCCGTGCGGCCCGTGCAGCGAGATCTTCTACGACCACGGCGCGCACATTCCCGGCGGCCCGCCCGGCAGCCCCGACGAGGACGGCGACCGCTTCATCGAGATCTGGAACCACGTGTTCATGCAGTTCGACATGAAGGAAGACGGCAGCGTCGAGCGCCTGCCCGCGCCCTGCGTGGACACCGGCATGGGCCTGGAGCGCCTGGCCGCCATCCTGCAGCACGTGCACAGCAACTACGAGATCGACCTGTTCGACACCCTTATCAAGGCCGCTGCGCGCGAAACCGACTGCACCGATCTGGCCAACCCTTCGCTCAAGGTGATTGCCGACCATATCCGCGCCACGTCTTTCCTGGTCAGCGACGGCGTCATCCCCAGCAACGAGGGGCGCGGCTACGTGCAACGTCGCATCATCCGCCGCGCCATCCGCCACGGCTACAAGCTGGGCCAGAAGACGCCGTTCTTCTACAAGCTGGTGGCGCCCCTGGTCGAGTTGATGGGCGCCGCCTACCCGCGCCTGCAGGCCGAAGCCAAGCGGGTGGAAGAGGTGCTGAAGGCGGAGGAAGAGCGCTTTTACGAAACGCTCGCCCATGGCATGGAGATCCTGGATGTCGCGCTGGAAGGCGGCCAGAAGACGCTGCCGGGCGATGTGGCCTTCAAGCTGCACGACACCTATGGCTTCCCGCTGGACTTGACGCAGGACGTGGCGCGCGAGCGTGACGTGACCGTGGATGTGGACGGCTTCAACGCCGCCATGGAAAAGCAAAAAGCCGCCGGCCGCGCCGCAGGCAAGTTCAAGATGGACCGGCAGGTGGAATACACCGGCGCCGCCAACGTCTTCACCGGCTACGATGAGCTGGTTCATGCTTCTAAAGTGGTAGCGCTCTACGCAGATGGCGTAAGCGTTGGCGCCTTGAAAGAAGGTGAAAGCGGCATCGTCGTGCTGGACACCACGCCTTTCTACGCCGAAAGCGGCGGCCAGGTGGGCGACGCGGGCGTGCTGGTGGCCGAAGGGGTGGAATTCGGCGTGCAGGACACGCAGAAAATCCGCGCCGACGTGTTCGGCCACCATGGCGTGATGACGCAGGGCACCCTGAAAGTGGGCGACGCCGTGGACGCGCGCGTGGACGAAGCCACCCGCGCCGCCACCATGCGCAACCACAGCGTCACGCACCTGATGCACAAGGCGCTGCGCGAGGTGCTGGGCACGCACGTGCAGCAAAAGGGCAGCCTGGTCGACGCCGACAAGACCCGCTTTGACTTTGCGCACAACCAGGCCGTCACGCCCGAGCAGATCACCGAGATCGAACGCCGCGTGAACGCCGAAGTGCTGGCCAACGCGCCCACGCAGGCGCGCGTGATGGACATCGAAAGCGCCCAAAAGACCGGCGCCATGATGCTGTTTGGCGAGAAGTACGGCGAAACCGTGCGCGTGCTGGACATCGGCACCAGCCGCGAGCTGTGCGGCGGCACGCACGTACAGCGCACGGGCGACATCGGCCTGTTCAAGATCGTCAGCGAAGGCGGCGTGGCGGCGGGCGTGCGCCGCATCGAGGCCATCACCGGCGTGAATGCGCTGCAGTACGTGCAGGGCCTGGAAGCCACCGTGCAAAGCGTGGCCGCCACGCTGCGCGCGCCCGCGGCCGAAGTGCAGGGCCGCTTGGCGCAGACGCTGGATCAGGTGAAGGCGCTGGAAAAGGAAATCGCCCAGCTCAAGGGCAAGCTGGCGTCCAGCCAGGGCGACGAGCTGGTCACGCAAGCCGTGGACGTGAAGGGCATCCAGGTGCTGGCCGCCGCGCTGCCCGGCGCCGACGCCAAGACCCTGCGCGACACGCTGGACAAGCTGAAAGACAAGCTCAAGACCGCCGCCATCGTGCTGGCCGCCGTGGATGGCGACAAGGTGCAACTGGCCGCCGGCGTCACCAAGGATAGCGTGGGCAAGCTGAAAGCGGGCGAGCTGGTCAACTTCGTCGCTCAGCAAGTCGGCGGCAAGGGCGGGGGCAAGCCCGACATGGCGATGGCAGGTGGCACGGATGCGTCCGGCCTGCCGAAAGCCCTGGCATCCGTTCAAGCCTGGGTGGCCGAGCGGGTTTGAACGCTGTCCGCCTGACATGACCATGAACACCGTGTCACGCCGACGTTGGTGCGTCGCGCTGGCGGCAAGCACCGTCGCGTCGCTCGCGGGGGCGCAAAACGTGGCCCGAACCTGGCCTGGCGGGCGCCGGTTGCCGGCTTTGAATGCCCCGGATATGAGTGGCAAGGCGTGGTCGCTGGAAGCGCTGCGCGGCCGCCCCGTGCTGATCAACTTCTGGGCCACCTGGTGCGCACCCTGCAAGGAAGAGATGCCCACGCTGCAAACGCTGGCCGATCTGGAAGGCGACGGCCTGGTGGTGCTGGCCGTGAACGTGCGCGAGCCGCTGCCGCGCGTGGCGCGCTATGTGCAGCAGGCAGGGCTGACCTTTACCGTCCTGCCCGACCCGCGCGGCGACATCACGCGCGCCTGGGGCATGACGGTCTTCCCCACCACGGTGCTGGTCGACACGCAAGGGCGGCCGCAGCGCGTGGTCAGCGGCGCGGTGGACTGGACCGGCGCGCAGGCGCAGCAGTGGGTGGCGGCGCTGCGCCGCAGCTGACGGCGGCGGGCGACGGCACCGGGCTGGCGTGCACGCGGCCAGCCCTACGCATCAACCCCCTTGCTTGGCACGGTAGCCCCTTCGGCCCGCCAACCGCCCATCACCGCCGATAATTCCGGCGCCGCGCGCCACCTTCGGCGGCGGTCGCCTGCTTTCGGGATGTTGGTCACGCCGGGCCTTGCCTAGCGCCCTCGTGCAGCCCGACAGGCGTTTCGTGACCGATAGGAGTTCTCTGGATGAACCTGGTACGCCGTGCCTTCATCGGGCGTGCGGCGGGCGTTGGCCTGACCGCGGCCCTGCCTGCCTCGCTGGCCCTCAATGCCTGGGCGCAGTCGCCCGCCCCCGCCCCCGCCGCCAGCACGCCGCGCTTTGCGCCGCAAGCCGGCGACTGGCGCAGCTTTGACGTGGTGACTCGCGTCGATTTGCCCGCCACCACCAGCGCCACGCGCGTCTGGGTGCCGCTGCCTTCGGTGCAGACCGACTGGCAAACACCGCTGGACGATGCCTTCATCAGCAACGGCAAGGCCCGCGTGGTGACCGATGGCGAGCAGGGCGTGCGCATGGTCACCGCCGAATTTGCCGCAGGCACCGCGCAGCCGTATGTGGAAGTGACCAGCCGCGTGCGCACGCAAAGCCGCGCGCCGGGCGCCCGCCCCGAGCGCGAAGACCCCAGCGTGCTGCGCGCCGCGCTGCAGCCCACGCGCCTGATCCCCACCGACGGCATCGTGCGCCAAACGGCGCTGAAAGCCACACGCGGCGCGCGCGGTGACGAAGCCAAGGTGCGCGCCATCTACGACTGGGTGGTGCACAACGCCTGGCGCGAGCCCAAGGTCAAAGGCTGCGGTGAAGGCGACATCAAGACCATGCTGGAGACCGGCAACCTGGGCGGCAAGTGCGCCGACCTGAACGCGCTGTTCGTCGGCCTGTGCCGCGCCGTGGGCGTGCCCGCGCGCGACGTGTACGGCATTCGCCTGGCGCCTTCTGCGTTTGGTTACCTGCAACTGGGCAGCGGCTCGGCCAGCCTGACAGGCGCCCAGCACTGCCGGTCCGAGGTCTACCTGCAAGCCAAGGGCTGGACGCCGATGGACCCGGCCGACGTGGCCAAGGTGATGCGCCAAGAAAAGCCGGAATGGATCAAGAGCGTGAGCAACCCCTTGATCACGCCGGTGTTCCAGGGCCTGTACGGCGCGTGGGAAGGCAATTGGATGGCCTACAACACCGCGCACGACGTGAAGCTGCCGGGCAGCCAGGGCGACGCGCTGGGCTTCGTGATGTACCCGATGGCCGAGAACGCCGATGGCTGGTTCGACCAGTACGAGCCGACCACCTTCAAGTACAAGATCAGCGCCAGCGAGGTGAAGGCCTGACGGCTCGCCGCGCGTGAGGCGTCTACCAATTGCTATCTAAATGGTAGCTGTCGGCGCTGGTTGCACCAGCGCTGGAGGCCGATTGGGCTTTCAACCCGGCCGCGCCCGCCCTACGCGCCGTCCAGCACATGCGTGGCTGTGCGGCGCAGCACGCCCTTGTCGAACAGCGGCGCCAGCAGCGATTCCAGCCAGTCGTGCCAGCCCAGGTCGGGCCGGTGCTGCTGGTGCAGCTTGCGCAGCGCGGGCGCGGCTTCCAGCCAGGCGTGAAAGTCGGCCAGCGCCATGGCTTCCACATCCAGCATCTGGTACTTGATCAGCACCTTGGCCGCGTAGGCGGCGTGCTGCGCGGGGTGGTCGATGAAGTACTGCACGCGCGAACGGGCGCGCGCCAGGGCTGCGTCCAGCGCGCCGTTGTCGCGGGTGAACAGCGCGCCGTGGCCGGGCACCACCACGCGCGGGGCCAGGCGCTCGATCAGCTCAAGCGTGTGCAGAAAGGGCTCGAAGCCCGCCACACCGTCGATGTGCGGAAAGATCACGCCCACGCCGTGCTCCCACATGGCGTCGCCCGCCATCAGCACGCCGGTGTTGGGCTGAAAGAGCAGCACCGCCAGGTTGTCGTGGCCGGGCGCGGCGTGGATGTCCCAGTCGCGCGCGCCCAGGCGCACGGTGTGGCCGGGCACCAGGGCGTGCTGCGCGCCAAAGCGGTCGCAGCGCTGGGCGGTGTCGCCAAAGCTCAGGGCCGCTTCGTCCCAGTTATGCACGTCCGCCAGCGACGGCTGCGGCACCCAGGTCTCGGCGCCGGGCCAGGCTTTTTGCAGCGCGCCGGTGCCGCCGCAATGGTCGCTGTGCAGGTGCGTGTGGGCGATGCGCGCCAAGGGATGCTGACCTAACGCCTGTTCCTGCAGGTGCTGGCGCACCAGCCGAAGCGTGTCGCCCGCCGCCTTGACGTGCCCGGTGTCGATCACCGCAGGCGCATCGCCCAGGCACAGCAGGTTGTTGGACGACAGCCAGTCGCGCTCGCACACGATCAGGTCTGGGGGCAAGGCTGGCATGGCTGTCAAGTCAAAAATTAGAACCAAAGTGTTGCATATTTGGCGTATGTCACTTTCGCGAATGCACAAAAGGTGACAATGGGTTACAACGTACCCAGGCGCTATCGCCCGCTCTCTAACTACCAGTTCGTCATGCAGTTTATCCAACGTCTGCGTTTGCCATGGAGATCCAAGCAGGCCGCAGCGCGCACGATCCGCGCCGCGACCCTGTACCTGATGCGCCACGTGGGCATGACAGGCCGCGTGCAATGCCTGGTCAGCCAGGACGGCAATGGCCGCAGCGGCTATGTGCTGAGGCTGTCCACGCTGCAGCGCGTTCCCCGCGAATCGCGCGAGGAGATTCGCCAGTTCTTTTGCCGCAAGCTCAATGAGCTGGGCGAGCTGAAGGGCGCGCCCCTGCTGCTGCACATCGAAGACGCCGACGATCAGGCCGCAGCGGCCCACGTGGGCCGCAACATCAGCTCAGCGCGTGTTGCGTCCGTCGTCGCAGCATCCAACAAGCCCATGACGCATGAAGCTGCGTCGTCCAACTTCCTGCAAGACGTGCGCCGCAGCCTGCGGGAGCGGCGCGAAGCGCGTGGGCGAAGCGACTATGCGCCCCTGCGACCCGCCGCGTTGACCGATCTCGGGGCGCTGCCCAGCGCCTGATGGTGCGCCGCGCTGTCGCGCGGGCTCTATGGGGCAGCCGCCGGCCAAGCGCCCACCGCGCCCGCCAGCTGCCGCTGCGAGCGGAACACCCGCCGCTGCCCCGTCAGCGGGTCCTCAAACGCCAGTTCGCGCGCCAGCAGCTGCAGCGGGCGCATGAGGTCGTCCGCCTCGCTGTGCGGGCCGTGCAGCACCGTCGGGTAAAAGGTGTCGCCCAGAATAGGCGCGCTCAGCGCCAGCATGTGCAGCCGCAGCTGGTGGCGTTGCCCGGTGATGGGGCGCAGCTGGTACAAGGCGTGGCCGGCGCTGCCGACTGGCGCCACCCGCTGCACGTGCGAGCAGCTGTTGGGCTCGCCCGGCACTTCGCATGACAGAAAGAAGCGCTGTGCATCCTCTTGCAAGCGGCTGGCGTGCGTGCGGGGCGTGGCCAGCGCGGGCACGTCGGGGGCAACGGCCTCGTACAGCTTGTCGATGCGCCGGTCGCGAAACAGCGCCTGGTAGGCGGCGCGCACGTCCGGACGCACGGCGAGCATCACCAGCCCGGCGGTTTCGCGGTCGATGCGGTGCAGCGGTGCCAAGTCGAGCAGACCCAGCATGCGCTTGAGCTGCACCAGCAGGCTGCGCTGGATGAAGCGGCCGCCCGGCGTGACGGGCATGAAGTGCGGCTTGTCGACCACCACCAGGGTGTCGTCCTGGTGCAGCACGCGCGGCGCTTCGGGCGCGGCAGGTTCGGCTTCGAGGCGGCGGTAGTAGAAAAGCCGCTGGCCTTCGCGGCACGGCGCGCTGGCCGCCAAGGCGGCGCCCTGCGCGTCCAGCACTTCGCCGCGTGCGAAGCGCTCGGCCCATTCGTCACGGTGCAGCACCGGCAGGCGCGCGGTCAGAAAATCCAGCGCGCTGGGCCAGGGGCCGCCATGCACCACGGCGCAGCTGGCGCTCACGCCGTCCAGCAGCGGCAGTGCGGCGGGGCGGCGCGG
This genomic interval from Ottowia oryzae contains the following:
- a CDS encoding pseudouridine synthase, giving the protein MSRPRRPAALPLLDGVSASCAVVHGGPWPSALDFLTARLPVLHRDEWAERFARGEVLDAQGAALAASAPCREGQRLFYYRRLEAEPAAPEAPRVLHQDDTLVVVDKPHFMPVTPGGRFIQRSLLVQLKRMLGLLDLAPLHRIDRETAGLVMLAVRPDVRAAYQALFRDRRIDKLYEAVAPDVPALATPRTHASRLQEDAQRFFLSCEVPGEPNSCSHVQRVAPVGSAGHALYQLRPITGQRHQLRLHMLALSAPILGDTFYPTVLHGPHSEADDLMRPLQLLARELAFEDPLTGQRRVFRSQRQLAGAVGAWPAAAP
- the infA gene encoding translation initiation factor IF-1 — protein: MSKEELIEMQGTVDEVLPDARFRVTLENGHQLVAYAGGKMRKHRIRVLAGDRVSLEMSPYDFNKGRLTFRHIERRAPAGAGAPRRR
- the alaS gene encoding alanine--tRNA ligase translates to MKNTQTPMSVADIRKSFLDFFESKGHTVVPSSPLVPGNDPTLMFTNSGMVQFKDVFLGTDKRPYKRATSVQACLRAGGKHNDLENVGYTARHHTFFEMLGNWSFGDYFKRESIEWGWELLTKVYGLPPVKLLATVYHEDDEAYDIWHKVIGLPPERIIRIGDNKGGKYKSDNFWMMADTGPCGPCSEIFYDHGAHIPGGPPGSPDEDGDRFIEIWNHVFMQFDMKEDGSVERLPAPCVDTGMGLERLAAILQHVHSNYEIDLFDTLIKAAARETDCTDLANPSLKVIADHIRATSFLVSDGVIPSNEGRGYVQRRIIRRAIRHGYKLGQKTPFFYKLVAPLVELMGAAYPRLQAEAKRVEEVLKAEEERFYETLAHGMEILDVALEGGQKTLPGDVAFKLHDTYGFPLDLTQDVARERDVTVDVDGFNAAMEKQKAAGRAAGKFKMDRQVEYTGAANVFTGYDELVHASKVVALYADGVSVGALKEGESGIVVLDTTPFYAESGGQVGDAGVLVAEGVEFGVQDTQKIRADVFGHHGVMTQGTLKVGDAVDARVDEATRAATMRNHSVTHLMHKALREVLGTHVQQKGSLVDADKTRFDFAHNQAVTPEQITEIERRVNAEVLANAPTQARVMDIESAQKTGAMMLFGEKYGETVRVLDIGTSRELCGGTHVQRTGDIGLFKIVSEGGVAAGVRRIEAITGVNALQYVQGLEATVQSVAATLRAPAAEVQGRLAQTLDQVKALEKEIAQLKGKLASSQGDELVTQAVDVKGIQVLAAALPGADAKTLRDTLDKLKDKLKTAAIVLAAVDGDKVQLAAGVTKDSVGKLKAGELVNFVAQQVGGKGGGKPDMAMAGGTDASGLPKALASVQAWVAERV
- a CDS encoding TlpA family protein disulfide reductase — its product is MSGKAWSLEALRGRPVLINFWATWCAPCKEEMPTLQTLADLEGDGLVVLAVNVREPLPRVARYVQQAGLTFTVLPDPRGDITRAWGMTVFPTTVLVDTQGRPQRVVSGAVDWTGAQAQQWVAALRRS
- a CDS encoding transglutaminase-like domain-containing protein; its protein translation is MNLVRRAFIGRAAGVGLTAALPASLALNAWAQSPAPAPAASTPRFAPQAGDWRSFDVVTRVDLPATTSATRVWVPLPSVQTDWQTPLDDAFISNGKARVVTDGEQGVRMVTAEFAAGTAQPYVEVTSRVRTQSRAPGARPEREDPSVLRAALQPTRLIPTDGIVRQTALKATRGARGDEAKVRAIYDWVVHNAWREPKVKGCGEGDIKTMLETGNLGGKCADLNALFVGLCRAVGVPARDVYGIRLAPSAFGYLQLGSGSASLTGAQHCRSEVYLQAKGWTPMDPADVAKVMRQEKPEWIKSVSNPLITPVFQGLYGAWEGNWMAYNTAHDVKLPGSQGDALGFVMYPMAENADGWFDQYEPTTFKYKISASEVKA
- a CDS encoding MBL fold metallo-hydrolase — its product is MPALPPDLIVCERDWLSSNNLLCLGDAPAVIDTGHVKAAGDTLRLVRQHLQEQALGQHPLARIAHTHLHSDHCGGTGALQKAWPGAETWVPQPSLADVHNWDEAALSFGDTAQRCDRFGAQHALVPGHTVRLGARDWDIHAAPGHDNLAVLLFQPNTGVLMAGDAMWEHGVGVIFPHIDGVAGFEPFLHTLELIERLAPRVVVPGHGALFTRDNGALDAALARARSRVQYFIDHPAQHAAYAAKVLIKYQMLDVEAMALADFHAWLEAAPALRKLHQQHRPDLGWHDWLESLLAPLFDKGVLRRTATHVLDGA
- a CDS encoding RNA recognition motif domain-containing protein — its product is MNESKLYVGNLSYGVRDEDLQREFAAFGTVVSAQVNVDRDTGRSKGFGFVEMGSAQEASAAVEGLNGRDLGGRDMTVNIARPKTTSGGAPRSNWR